In a genomic window of Chroicocephalus ridibundus chromosome 14, bChrRid1.1, whole genome shotgun sequence:
- the ARMC7 gene encoding armadillo repeat-containing protein 7, with product MAAGPGMELGRLEYLQALVTEFQVTDSQEAKEQVLANLANFAYDPKNYEYLRQLQVLDLFLDTLTEDSETLVEFAIGGLCNLCLDKTNKDYILEANGVEPVINCLSSSNEETVMSAVTTLMYLTTPQSRQQTTALPVVECMLRFSLSANRRLSNLATVFLEDYCTPPQVEEARSLSKHTAVGIPLPKD from the exons ATGGCCGCTGGGCCCGGGATGGAGCTGGGGCGGCTGGAGTACCTGCAGGCCCTGGTCACGGAGTTCCAGGTGACAGACAGCCAAG AGGCCAAGGAGCAGGTGCTGGCAAACCTGGCCAACTTCGCCTACGATCCCAAAAACTACGAGTACCTCCGGCAGCTTCAGGTCCTGGATCTATTCCTTGACACCCTCACCGAAGACAGTGAGACCCTTGTGGAGTTTGCAATTG GCGGTCTTTGTAACCTGTGCCTGGACAAAACTAACAAAGACTACATCTTGGAGGCAAACGGGGTAGAGCCTGTAATTAACTGCCTCTCCAGCTCCAATGAGGAGACGGTCATGTCGGCAGTCACAACGCTGATGTACCTGACAACGCCGCAGTCGCGCCAGCAGACCACGGCTCTCCCAGTGGTGGAGTGCATGCTTCGCTTCTCTCTCTCGGCCAACAGAAGGTTAAGCAATCTGGCAACCGTCTTCCTGGAGGACTACTGCACACCGCCGCAAGTGGAAGAGGCCAGGAGTCTCAGCAAACACACCGCGGTGGGGATTCCTCTCCCCAAGGACTGA